The Parashewanella tropica genome window below encodes:
- a CDS encoding tetratricopeptide repeat protein, producing MTATLKIIFRYSLFLMSLCLSLANASPTHSDNCTSCHKTEHKDWFKSDHAKAMMLPNDQSILGNFNNVTVQHHSQKARFFKNGKQFWVELTEGGKTQLYQIAYAFGHYPLQQYLIKTSNGRYQTFSFSWDSRAKSEGGQRWYPNYADEDVKPNDRFHWQQPLQNWNGMCADCHSQGLTRQYDKTSDTFNTTFEGINVNCKSCHTVKDDHYKAPKPKVGSQLDWMFKPGENIASRTDSYRDNRFMDTCFACHALRTPLTDGIDPAKPFLDQFSPDLLADPLYHADGQIKEEVYVYGSFLQSKMFKAGVNCLDCHDKHTMKVKAQNNGLCLQCHKADAYQTKAHINHPFDSEGAQCVSCHMPETRYMGVDDRRDHSFSIPRPSLTEEFGIPNACSTCHKDKPVSWASAKVAAWYGKSNRLTQVELDYILLQKQGGLPLSQHLAVINDHRLAVIKRASAIALLPNSTRQINNATVEPWINSTEPLIRLAVAKIGQLLPKGQRQLSLPKLLKDKYRAIRVTAATALLDSHLTDMSALKAAYDELVQSHDINAWRGESSLNASQELVRMRNYDAAIVALNHSIKVDPYFAESYINLTDIYRNLRQIEKERQVYSQALKNVSKSAVVSYSYGLFLIRQKQHQQALTYFERAVQQAPNNAQYAYVYYIALDSLGRTRQALSELKKVVAHYQYNPNLLNLGRQLSQKLQDVESYEFFSTQGSW from the coding sequence ATGACGGCTACATTAAAAATAATTTTCAGATACTCTCTATTTTTGATGTCGCTTTGTCTCAGTCTCGCCAACGCGAGCCCGACCCATTCAGATAACTGCACCAGTTGCCATAAGACTGAGCATAAGGATTGGTTTAAGTCTGATCATGCCAAAGCTATGATGTTGCCTAACGACCAAAGTATCTTGGGTAATTTCAACAACGTCACAGTTCAACACCACAGCCAAAAAGCCCGCTTTTTTAAGAATGGGAAGCAATTTTGGGTTGAGCTTACTGAGGGCGGTAAAACACAGCTCTACCAAATCGCTTACGCTTTTGGTCATTATCCACTGCAACAATACTTGATCAAAACCAGCAATGGTCGCTATCAAACCTTTTCGTTTTCATGGGACAGTCGCGCAAAGTCTGAAGGTGGACAGCGTTGGTACCCTAATTATGCTGATGAAGATGTGAAACCCAATGATCGTTTTCATTGGCAGCAGCCGCTACAAAACTGGAATGGCATGTGTGCCGATTGCCATTCACAAGGGTTAACTCGTCAGTACGATAAAACCAGTGATACCTTTAACACCACATTTGAAGGCATCAATGTTAATTGTAAGTCGTGTCATACGGTAAAAGATGATCACTATAAAGCTCCAAAACCTAAAGTCGGTTCACAATTAGACTGGATGTTTAAGCCAGGAGAAAACATTGCCAGTCGCACAGATAGCTACCGTGATAATCGCTTTATGGATACCTGTTTTGCTTGCCATGCACTGCGTACGCCGCTAACAGATGGGATTGATCCGGCGAAACCGTTTTTAGATCAATTTTCGCCTGATTTACTTGCCGATCCTTTGTATCACGCCGATGGTCAAATCAAAGAAGAAGTGTACGTTTATGGCTCGTTTTTACAGAGCAAGATGTTTAAAGCTGGGGTGAACTGTCTTGATTGTCATGACAAACACACTATGAAGGTGAAAGCTCAAAATAATGGCTTATGTTTGCAATGCCATAAGGCTGATGCTTATCAAACGAAAGCCCATATTAATCACCCATTTGACAGCGAAGGGGCGCAATGTGTCAGTTGCCATATGCCTGAAACGCGCTATATGGGCGTGGATGATAGACGCGATCACAGCTTTAGTATTCCAAGACCGAGCTTGACTGAAGAGTTTGGGATTCCAAATGCCTGCAGTACTTGCCATAAAGATAAGCCTGTCAGCTGGGCGAGCGCCAAAGTGGCAGCGTGGTACGGTAAATCGAATAGGTTAACTCAAGTTGAATTGGATTATATTCTGCTACAAAAGCAAGGTGGGTTACCTTTATCTCAGCACTTAGCGGTTATCAATGATCACCGTTTAGCGGTGATCAAACGGGCCAGTGCCATAGCCCTGCTACCCAATAGTACAAGGCAAATAAACAATGCTACGGTTGAGCCTTGGATAAATTCAACTGAACCCTTAATTCGATTAGCGGTAGCGAAAATTGGCCAGCTATTGCCAAAAGGGCAGCGTCAACTGTCTTTGCCAAAGCTACTTAAAGATAAATACCGCGCTATTCGAGTCACAGCGGCAACGGCACTATTAGATTCACACCTCACTGATATGAGCGCACTTAAAGCGGCGTATGACGAACTTGTACAATCCCATGATATCAATGCGTGGCGAGGAGAAAGTAGCTTGAATGCCAGCCAAGAGTTGGTAAGGATGAGAAACTATGATGCCGCTATTGTGGCGCTTAATCACAGCATTAAAGTTGACCCTTACTTTGCGGAATCATACATCAACTTGACCGACATTTATCGTAACTTACGTCAAATCGAAAAAGAGCGGCAAGTGTACTCGCAGGCGCTTAAAAATGTCTCTAAGTCAGCAGTTGTGAGTTACAGCTATGGATTGTTTTTAATTCGTCAAAAGCAGCATCAACAAGCACTCACGTATTTTGAACGAGCCGTACAACAGGCACCGAATAACGCTCAATATGCCTATGTGTATTACATTGCACTGGATAGCTTAGGTAGAACACGACAAGCTCTTTCAGAGCTAAAAAAAGTGGTTGCGCATTACCAATACAATCCGAATTTACTTAATCTAGGTCGACAATTATCGCAAAAGTTACAAGACGTAGAGTCATACGAATTTTTTAGTACTCAAGGGAGTTGGTAA
- a CDS encoding PhoH family protein, which produces MDRDDTKLFVLDTNVLLHEPLAIYSFKEHDVIVPMTVLEELDTIKDRKRDVSRDARVAIRTLEDTLGGNITPEQLVHGVPLPVRPGHEDATGHLAVFPDHLIEFTIGSLTGDNNDNLILNTTLHLQQQHPNRDVVLVTKDINMRLKAKGVGIEQVEDYRRDQIIDDVRFLTKGFHQFQGSFWKNVGNIETERLGRKTVHQLPLSEVDTELLYVNQYLIDEESDFCGRVTKLDQDHVTFQDLNRERIMNAEAWGIRPKNVYQGMALQALLDPDIDMVILTGPAGCGKTLLAMASALELVVERNQYEKIIVTRNTPEIAESIGFLPGTEEEKMGPWLAAITDTLEVLHKHDVNPAGSLNYIMDKANIQLKSINFMRGRSIQNTIVLLDECQNLTASQLKTMITRMGEGTKLICCGNLAQIDSNYLTPVTSGLTYIVERFKNFDGSANIYLNGVVRSRLAEFAEEYL; this is translated from the coding sequence ATGGACCGAGACGACACCAAGCTGTTTGTATTAGATACTAATGTGTTATTGCATGAACCACTCGCAATTTATTCCTTTAAAGAACATGACGTAATTGTCCCCATGACGGTACTCGAAGAACTCGATACCATCAAAGATAGAAAGCGCGACGTCAGTCGCGATGCACGAGTCGCCATTCGAACCCTCGAAGATACCTTAGGCGGCAACATCACTCCTGAACAATTGGTACATGGTGTACCGCTCCCTGTTAGACCGGGACACGAAGACGCCACCGGACATCTCGCCGTCTTTCCCGACCATTTAATTGAATTCACTATCGGCAGTTTGACTGGCGATAACAACGATAACCTGATCCTTAACACCACGTTGCATTTGCAGCAGCAACACCCAAATCGCGACGTGGTGCTGGTGACCAAAGACATCAATATGCGCCTGAAAGCCAAAGGGGTGGGTATTGAGCAGGTCGAAGATTATCGCCGCGACCAAATCATTGATGACGTTCGCTTTTTAACCAAAGGTTTTCATCAATTTCAGGGCAGTTTTTGGAAGAATGTCGGCAATATTGAAACCGAGCGTCTTGGGCGTAAAACGGTTCATCAATTACCGCTTTCTGAAGTCGATACTGAGCTTTTGTATGTTAATCAATATTTGATTGACGAAGAATCGGACTTTTGCGGACGCGTGACCAAGCTCGATCAAGACCATGTGACCTTTCAGGATCTGAACCGTGAGCGGATCATGAATGCCGAAGCGTGGGGAATTCGCCCTAAAAATGTCTACCAAGGGATGGCACTGCAAGCTTTGCTCGATCCTGACATTGATATGGTGATTCTAACTGGCCCCGCTGGCTGCGGTAAAACCCTACTGGCAATGGCAAGTGCGTTAGAGCTGGTGGTAGAGCGCAATCAATATGAGAAAATCATTGTGACGCGTAATACGCCTGAAATTGCCGAATCCATTGGTTTTTTACCCGGCACCGAAGAGGAGAAAATGGGACCTTGGCTCGCCGCCATTACCGATACTCTTGAAGTGCTGCACAAGCATGATGTCAATCCAGCAGGCAGTTTGAACTACATCATGGATAAGGCCAACATTCAGCTTAAATCCATTAACTTTATGCGTGGACGTTCGATTCAAAATACCATTGTATTGTTGGATGAATGTCAAAACCTAACCGCATCACAATTGAAAACCATGATCACCCGCATGGGCGAAGGCACCAAATTAATTTGCTGCGGTAACTTAGCGCAAATTGATTCCAACTACCTTACCCCTGTGACTTCAGGCTTAACCTATATCGTTGAACGTTTTAAGAACTTTGATGGTAGTGCCAATATTTACCTCAATGGCGTTGTTCGTTCTCGATTAGCGGAATTTGCCGAAGAGTATTTGTGA
- a CDS encoding lysozyme inhibitor LprI family protein produces MQKYFRLLALTFLSLFTAMAYASNPCELLSNTLSINQCKQTQLKQAQTKLAKYWQQALKQHSKPAEAKQALENEQKLWQKYADQHCQTVYQLYLPGTIAPSMMFDCQTRLTQSRTVEIWKAYIQTLSGDKPALPRP; encoded by the coding sequence ATGCAAAAATATTTTCGCTTGTTGGCTTTGACGTTTTTAAGTCTGTTTACTGCTATGGCCTACGCCAGCAATCCATGTGAGCTTTTATCCAATACTTTAAGCATTAATCAATGCAAACAAACTCAATTGAAACAAGCACAAACCAAACTAGCAAAATACTGGCAACAAGCACTCAAGCAACACTCTAAGCCAGCCGAAGCGAAACAAGCCTTAGAAAATGAGCAAAAACTGTGGCAGAAATACGCGGATCAGCATTGCCAAACCGTGTATCAGCTTTATTTACCTGGCACCATCGCACCAAGCATGATGTTCGACTGTCAAACTCGCCTGACTCAATCCAGAACAGTGGAGATCTGGAAAGCTTATATACAAACCTTATCGGGTGATAAACCCGCTTTACCTAGACCTTAG
- the rapA gene encoding RNA polymerase-associated protein RapA produces MPFALGQRWISDTETDLGLGTVVQLEGRMVTVLFPATGDNRMFAREDAPLTRVIYNPGDTIESHEGWQLTVSELEENNQLIIYHGTRQDTGETAELRETLLNHNVRFNKPQDRLFAGQIDRLDRFGLRYRAQNLRHQLATSDILGLQGPRVGLIPHQTWIAHEVGQRFAPRVLLADEVGLGKTIEAGLILHQQLLTGRAERILVIVPDSLRHQWLVEMMRRFNLRFSIFDEERCVEAYADNDNPFYTEQLVICSMELLRKKKRLEQAVDADWDLLVVDEAHHLEWSEENPSRAYKIVEALSDVVPGVLLLTATPDQLGHQSHFARLRLLDPDRFYDYEAFLAEEENYRSVADAAEALLAEQKLPDSAINSLTELLSEKDINPQIQMIQADDVDAELREQARDELLQELLDRHGTGRILYRNTRAGVKGFPQRILNTHPQALPEQYRTAARVSAMMSTGTATGVAQLELKVKKALSPEKIYQEFDAGNSEWWKFDPRVDWLIDFLKNNRSKKVLIIASQAETALSLEEALRTREGIQATVFHEGMSIIERDKAGAYFAQEEGGAQALICSEIGSEGRNFQFASHLVLFDLPLNPDLLEQRIGRLDRIGQKHDVNIHLPYFSETAQEQLMQWYHQGLNAFEMTCPSGHVLYKEFAEPLLSTLVSGDSDEMTQLMNHTQQRYKELKQAMEQGRDKLLEINSHGGSKSAAIVERLQQKDQDVNLIGSVIRLWDIIGVDQEDHGENTIILKPSENMLFPTYPGLPEDGITVTFDRDVALSRDDIALITEEHPIVQTGLDLITSSETGSVSVAILKNKALPAGTLFLELIYMADASAPKASQLYRYLPPTPIRVLLDKNGNDLSSKVDYDSFDKQLSAVNRHIGSKLVTASQAQIVPLLPKAEQVAQVALESLVADARENMTQKISTELARLESLKAVNPNIRDDELDYLKDQMTELNGYMDDCPLQLDAIRLVLVSHA; encoded by the coding sequence ATGCCATTTGCTTTGGGTCAACGTTGGATCAGTGATACAGAAACTGATCTGGGTTTAGGTACAGTTGTTCAATTAGAAGGCCGCATGGTCACTGTGTTATTTCCCGCCACTGGAGATAACCGCATGTTTGCCCGAGAAGATGCCCCATTAACCCGTGTGATTTATAATCCTGGTGATACCATTGAAAGTCACGAAGGCTGGCAGTTAACGGTTTCTGAGCTTGAAGAAAACAACCAGTTAATCATTTATCACGGAACCCGCCAAGACACCGGTGAAACCGCGGAATTACGTGAAACACTGCTGAATCATAATGTTCGCTTCAATAAGCCTCAAGATCGCTTATTTGCTGGTCAAATTGATCGTTTAGATCGCTTTGGTCTTCGCTATCGTGCCCAAAACTTACGCCACCAACTGGCGACCTCTGATATTTTAGGTCTGCAAGGGCCCAGAGTCGGTTTGATCCCTCACCAAACATGGATTGCCCATGAAGTCGGTCAACGCTTTGCACCGCGTGTATTATTAGCCGATGAAGTGGGTTTAGGTAAAACCATCGAAGCTGGTCTTATTCTGCATCAACAGCTATTAACCGGACGTGCTGAACGCATTCTTGTGATTGTGCCTGATTCATTACGTCATCAATGGCTGGTTGAAATGATGCGTCGCTTCAACTTACGTTTCTCGATTTTTGATGAAGAGCGCTGCGTTGAAGCTTATGCCGATAACGACAACCCGTTTTATACCGAGCAACTGGTTATCTGCTCAATGGAGCTACTGCGTAAGAAAAAACGCTTAGAGCAAGCCGTCGATGCCGATTGGGATTTATTGGTTGTTGATGAAGCTCATCATCTTGAGTGGTCGGAAGAAAATCCAAGCCGAGCGTATAAGATTGTTGAAGCCTTAAGTGATGTGGTACCGGGCGTATTACTGCTTACCGCAACCCCAGACCAACTCGGCCATCAAAGCCACTTTGCTCGCTTGCGTCTACTCGATCCAGACCGTTTCTATGATTACGAGGCCTTCTTAGCTGAAGAAGAAAATTACCGTAGCGTTGCCGATGCCGCTGAAGCGCTATTAGCCGAGCAAAAACTGCCAGACTCAGCCATCAACAGCTTAACAGAGCTTTTGTCTGAAAAAGACATTAACCCGCAGATCCAAATGATCCAAGCGGATGACGTTGATGCCGAGCTTCGAGAGCAAGCTCGTGATGAACTCTTGCAAGAATTGCTCGACAGACACGGTACTGGCCGCATTTTGTATCGCAACACTCGTGCAGGTGTTAAAGGTTTCCCACAGCGTATTTTAAATACTCACCCACAAGCTTTGCCAGAGCAGTATCGTACGGCAGCTCGCGTGAGTGCCATGATGTCAACGGGCACTGCAACGGGTGTGGCTCAGCTTGAACTTAAAGTGAAAAAAGCCCTGAGCCCCGAGAAAATCTACCAAGAGTTTGATGCAGGTAACTCAGAGTGGTGGAAGTTCGATCCACGTGTCGACTGGCTGATTGATTTTCTAAAAAATAATCGCAGCAAAAAAGTGCTGATCATTGCTAGCCAAGCGGAAACCGCACTCAGCCTTGAAGAAGCCCTGCGTACTCGTGAAGGTATTCAAGCGACGGTATTCCACGAAGGCATGTCAATTATTGAGCGTGATAAAGCCGGTGCTTACTTTGCGCAGGAAGAAGGCGGCGCTCAGGCACTGATCTGCTCTGAAATTGGCTCAGAAGGTCGTAACTTCCAGTTTGCCAGCCACTTAGTATTATTCGATTTACCCCTCAACCCTGACTTACTTGAGCAACGCATTGGTCGTTTAGATCGTATCGGTCAAAAACACGATGTGAATATTCACTTGCCATATTTTAGTGAAACCGCTCAAGAGCAGTTAATGCAGTGGTATCACCAAGGGCTCAACGCCTTTGAAATGACCTGCCCAAGTGGTCATGTGTTGTATAAAGAATTTGCCGAGCCATTATTGTCGACCTTAGTGTCTGGTGACAGCGATGAAATGACACAGCTGATGAACCACACTCAGCAGCGTTATAAAGAGCTCAAGCAAGCCATGGAGCAAGGTCGCGATAAGCTGTTAGAAATTAACTCTCACGGTGGCAGCAAATCGGCGGCCATTGTTGAGCGCTTACAGCAAAAAGATCAAGATGTTAATTTGATTGGTTCGGTTATCCGATTGTGGGACATCATCGGTGTTGACCAAGAAGATCACGGTGAAAATACCATTATCCTCAAACCGTCTGAAAACATGTTATTCCCAACTTATCCCGGATTACCGGAAGATGGCATTACTGTGACGTTCGACCGCGATGTAGCCTTGTCTCGCGATGATATCGCCTTGATCACCGAAGAGCATCCAATTGTGCAAACGGGTTTGGATCTGATCACCAGCTCAGAAACTGGCAGCGTCAGCGTCGCGATTTTAAAGAATAAAGCGCTTCCTGCAGGCACCTTATTCCTTGAACTGATTTATATGGCGGATGCTTCAGCACCAAAAGCCAGCCAGTTATACCGTTACTTACCACCAACACCTATTCGCGTGTTACTGGATAAAAACGGCAACGATTTATCCTCAAAAGTGGATTACGACAGCTTTGATAAGCAGCTAAGTGCGGTAAATCGTCACATTGGTAGCAAACTGGTTACTGCTTCTCAGGCGCAAATTGTGCCGCTTCTTCCAAAAGCCGAGCAAGTGGCACAAGTGGCACTCGAAAGCTTAGTGGCCGATGCTCGTGAGAATATGACTCAGAAGATCAGTACGGAATTGGCTCGTCTTGAGTCATTGAAAGCGGTCAACCC
- a CDS encoding response regulator yields MNPNEPVQQLTSPIQKNYNWAVLYTYFGVIIIAMLLSWSAYDAQKTEVIQKRELQIEQHVRQVDLLLESSIRAINSLRNVAVDHLRRGELVRKDRLSEYEKFNETRQFFTLEPQYAKSGQPFTNMGRITGTGSLENRSERFYQELEMLFELSLSFPVAKQAAPESSSIYYISKRKMMSYYPWPSNEQRFREELLNNKQFKLAGPRMNPQRNVFWSEGYLGGVNTELLTTVGVPVYLDNEFIGSINLDMTLSSLSKQIDDYFKMPGTVILLDQKNNVLSDSSMETGGMNRVFHLSQRIPAKLHDISESELFDADEGFIRNGYYIQTVALQNVPWRLLYMQPVDAMFQEARNEVEMTFIFVVFALSVLVTIVHWLTRRSFVAPASQLLSHLENCSQLPRPVPDKMTPGWAPWFQLVSRIFDENQQYTRNLSEQNKRLDKLVANRTEKLKETTERREREYALLRSLIDSIPEAIIFKDKEGKYLGCNKAAERMLGYSENELIGQTSATLTNPELGERIRAEDEQILKDKIPMRYQEKVELFGKQVLLDTLKLPFYNRRNELLGLIAVWRDVTREHESAEQLRLSEERYHLAMDAVEDGLWDWYLDSEQIICNPAFYTMMGYKPNEFPALVSTIDDLIHPDDQQRVQEYREHYLQAPDSVYEIEFRMQAQNGEYYWLLSRGRVVEFTAEGLPKRMVGTHKDITRQKINEVALLEAKRDAESANLYKSEFLANMSHEIRTPMNAVIGMLELAQRTSLTEQQKDYLHKAGFSAQSLLRIINDILDFSKIEAGKLELEKVSFALDKVLDHAVDLNALKAQEKGVELLLYAPVTAGLTLKGDPLRLGQVLINLLSNAVKFTQEGEIELGCEDLGERDQRITLRFWVRDTGIGIEQAKQETLFDAFAQADGSTTRKYGGTGLGLSISQHLVSMMGGKMEVESEPKQGSTFSFTLSFEIAEDAKVEQKALPESLSSLKTLVVDDNPTALQIYSNIMQDFNFDVQTVDNGEAALTQLQKQEIDLLLIDWMMPQMHGGEVIDEIERMVEDGRIQHRPVIIMMTAHAQEPTQEEVDNAKVFTFLQKPFKASALFDSIVDAFAQKESQDSLALQAPVELPTTKGKILLVEDNLINQQVASELLKSADYEVEIAENGQVALDMIAQNIYQAVLMDIQMPVMDGLTAAKKLRETYSATELPIIAMTAHAMSGDREKSLSAGMNAHITKPIILNELFDTLSEWIKTS; encoded by the coding sequence ATGAATCCCAACGAACCTGTCCAGCAACTGACCTCTCCCATTCAAAAAAATTATAACTGGGCAGTACTGTATACCTACTTTGGGGTGATCATCATCGCCATGTTGCTTTCATGGTCAGCCTATGATGCCCAAAAAACAGAAGTGATCCAAAAGCGCGAGCTGCAAATTGAGCAGCACGTTCGACAGGTGGATTTACTGTTGGAGTCGAGCATTCGAGCCATTAACAGTTTGCGTAATGTAGCGGTGGATCACCTTAGACGTGGTGAGTTAGTTCGAAAAGATAGGTTGTCGGAATACGAGAAATTCAATGAAACTCGACAGTTTTTTACTCTAGAACCCCAATACGCCAAAAGCGGTCAGCCTTTTACTAATATGGGGCGTATAACGGGTACGGGTTCCTTGGAAAATCGCAGCGAACGCTTCTACCAAGAGTTAGAAATGTTGTTTGAACTGTCGTTGTCGTTTCCGGTAGCCAAGCAAGCCGCCCCTGAGTCTTCGTCTATTTACTACATTTCAAAACGCAAAATGATGTCTTATTACCCTTGGCCATCTAACGAACAGCGTTTTAGAGAAGAACTGCTGAATAACAAACAGTTTAAGTTGGCGGGTCCGAGAATGAACCCGCAACGAAACGTGTTTTGGTCTGAAGGGTATTTAGGCGGAGTCAACACAGAACTACTGACGACAGTGGGTGTTCCGGTGTATTTGGATAATGAGTTCATTGGCTCTATTAATCTGGATATGACACTGTCGTCATTATCCAAGCAGATTGACGATTACTTTAAAATGCCGGGCACGGTGATTTTGCTTGATCAGAAAAACAATGTATTGTCCGACAGCAGTATGGAAACGGGCGGCATGAATCGCGTGTTTCACTTAAGCCAGCGTATTCCGGCCAAATTGCACGATATTTCTGAATCTGAACTCTTTGATGCTGATGAAGGCTTTATTCGCAATGGCTACTACATTCAAACCGTGGCGCTGCAAAATGTGCCGTGGCGATTATTGTATATGCAGCCTGTGGACGCCATGTTTCAAGAGGCCAGAAACGAAGTCGAAATGACCTTTATTTTCGTGGTATTTGCCTTGTCGGTATTGGTGACCATTGTTCACTGGTTAACCCGTCGCTCGTTTGTTGCTCCTGCATCACAACTCTTGTCTCATCTTGAAAATTGTTCGCAATTACCTAGACCTGTACCGGATAAAATGACGCCGGGTTGGGCACCTTGGTTTCAATTGGTGAGCCGAATTTTTGATGAAAACCAACAGTATACTCGTAACCTTTCCGAGCAAAATAAACGCCTTGATAAGCTGGTGGCGAATCGCACTGAAAAGCTGAAAGAAACCACCGAACGTCGTGAGCGAGAATATGCGTTATTACGTTCTTTGATTGACTCCATTCCAGAAGCCATCATTTTTAAAGACAAAGAAGGTAAATACCTCGGTTGTAACAAAGCGGCAGAGCGCATGCTCGGTTACAGCGAAAATGAGCTGATAGGTCAGACTTCTGCAACACTGACGAATCCTGAACTTGGTGAGCGTATTCGCGCTGAAGATGAGCAGATCCTCAAAGATAAAATCCCGATGCGCTATCAGGAAAAAGTGGAATTGTTTGGTAAACAAGTGTTGCTCGATACCCTAAAACTGCCTTTTTACAATCGACGCAATGAATTATTAGGCTTGATTGCGGTGTGGCGTGACGTGACTCGAGAGCATGAATCGGCTGAGCAATTACGTTTGTCTGAAGAGCGTTATCATTTGGCGATGGATGCGGTAGAAGATGGCCTTTGGGACTGGTATTTGGATTCCGAGCAAATCATTTGTAACCCTGCTTTTTATACCATGATGGGCTACAAACCCAATGAGTTTCCGGCGTTGGTGTCGACAATTGATGACTTAATTCATCCCGACGATCAGCAGCGGGTTCAAGAGTACCGAGAACACTACCTACAAGCCCCAGATTCTGTTTATGAAATCGAATTTCGTATGCAGGCACAAAATGGAGAGTATTACTGGTTACTTTCTCGTGGTCGAGTGGTGGAATTTACCGCTGAAGGCTTACCGAAGCGAATGGTGGGTACCCATAAAGACATTACTCGTCAGAAAATCAACGAAGTGGCGCTGTTGGAAGCGAAACGAGACGCAGAATCGGCGAACCTCTATAAGAGTGAATTCTTAGCCAACATGAGCCACGAGATCCGTACCCCGATGAATGCGGTGATTGGTATGTTGGAGCTGGCACAGCGCACCTCGTTGACCGAGCAACAGAAAGATTACCTGCATAAAGCGGGGTTCTCAGCGCAATCGCTGCTTAGGATCATCAATGACATTCTTGATTTCTCTAAAATCGAAGCAGGAAAACTGGAACTTGAAAAAGTGTCGTTTGCGCTGGATAAAGTGCTGGATCACGCCGTCGATTTGAATGCGCTTAAAGCACAAGAAAAAGGCGTTGAACTGCTGCTTTATGCCCCTGTTACTGCTGGATTAACCTTAAAAGGCGATCCATTGCGCTTAGGGCAAGTGCTCATCAACTTACTCTCCAATGCGGTGAAGTTTACCCAAGAAGGGGAAATTGAACTTGGTTGTGAAGATCTCGGTGAGCGTGATCAGCGTATTACCTTGCGGTTCTGGGTGCGTGATACAGGAATTGGGATTGAACAGGCTAAACAAGAAACTCTGTTTGATGCCTTTGCGCAAGCCGATGGTTCAACGACGCGTAAATACGGTGGTACAGGGCTAGGGTTATCCATCAGTCAGCACTTAGTGTCGATGATGGGCGGCAAGATGGAAGTGGAAAGTGAGCCTAAACAAGGCAGTACTTTTAGCTTTACCCTGAGTTTTGAAATCGCTGAAGATGCAAAGGTTGAGCAAAAAGCCCTACCTGAATCATTGTCTTCGCTAAAAACCTTAGTGGTGGACGACAATCCAACAGCGCTGCAAATTTATTCTAACATCATGCAAGATTTCAATTTTGATGTGCAAACGGTAGATAATGGCGAAGCGGCACTGACACAATTACAAAAGCAAGAGATTGATTTGTTACTCATCGATTGGATGATGCCACAAATGCACGGTGGCGAAGTGATTGATGAAATCGAGCGCATGGTTGAGGATGGTCGCATTCAACATCGTCCCGTGATCATCATGATGACGGCTCATGCTCAAGAGCCCACCCAAGAAGAAGTCGACAACGCGAAAGTCTTCACTTTCTTGCAAAAGCCGTTTAAAGCGTCAGCTTTGTTTGATTCGATTGTCGATGCTTTTGCGCAAAAAGAGTCTCAAGACTCATTAGCGTTACAAGCTCCTGTCGAGCTTCCAACGACTAAGGGCAAAATCTTGTTAGTTGAAGACAACCTCATTAACCAGCAGGTGGCATCCGAACTGTTAAAGAGTGCGGATTATGAGGTTGAGATTGCCGAAAACGGGCAAGTGGCACTGGATATGATAGCTCAAAATATCTATCAAGCGGTGTTGATGGACATTCAAATGCCGGTGATGGATGGCTTAACAGCCGCGAAGAAATTACGTGAAACCTATAGTGCCACTGAGTTACCCATCATTGCCATGACCGCTCATGCCATGTCGGGAGACAGAGAAAAGAGTTTGTCTGCCGGAATGAATGCGCATATTACTAAGCCTATTATCCTCAATGAGTTATTTGATACGCTTTCGGAGTGGATCAAGACCAGTTAA